CTTCTACCAGCGCAATGTCCATACCATACCCGGAGACAGGCAAAAGCTTGAGCTCACGGAGCACGCAAAAGGCCTCGGCCATACGGCCACGCGGCACATCGACGGCGACGGCGCACCGCGGGACCCAGTTGTCCGGGCGGAACCCGTCGGGCACCTCGAGCCCCGTGTCCTTGCGCAGCAGCTCGCAGAGCTGCGCGTGGAGGCCGAGCAGCGCCGCCGATGGCGtgggcgagaggaagaggacccCCGCATCAAGGGATGACGGGGGCGACGCGAGCGAGGAGAGCGCGAGGGGGAGCGGGTCGATGCGGGAGGCGAGCGCGCGGAGGGCGGGCGCGAGGCGGAGCGGGTCGGGGAGCGCGGCGGCCGGGAGATGCAGCAGCGGGAGGTGCGGGCGGGACGCGGTGTCGATGAGGCGGCTGCTGAGCTGCCGCCGCGCGAGAGCGTTCCACGCCTTGAGCACCTGGTTCTCCAGCGCGGGATCGAAGTAGAGCTCTACCGCGTAGTGCCCGGAGGgggccggcggcgccgccgccgccgctgcgcggGGTGTGCCCGGGGGAGTCGTCGCGACCGCCGCCGGGGTGGTGAAAacacccccgccgcctccgccggccgcGGAGGGCGCGGTACCTTGCGCCATggcgagggcggcgagctccgGAT
This window of the Triticum aestivum cultivar Chinese Spring chromosome 5D, IWGSC CS RefSeq v2.1, whole genome shotgun sequence genome carries:
- the LOC123121403 gene encoding uncharacterized protein, whose amino-acid sequence is MAQGTAPSAAGGGGGGVFTTPAAVATTPPGTPRAAAAAAPPAPSGHYAVELYFDPALENQVLKAWNALARRQLSSRLIDTASRPHLPLLHLPAAALPDPLRLAPALRALASRIDPLPLALSSLASPPSSLDAGVLFLSPTPSAALLGLHAQLCELLRKDTGLEVPDGFRPDNWVPRCAVAVDVPRGRMAEAFCVLRELKLLPVSGYGMDIALVEVAPVVREVVSYPLGGSGGVGAD